The Pyrenophora tritici-repentis strain M4 chromosome 8, whole genome shotgun sequence genome contains a region encoding:
- a CDS encoding Micrococcal nuclease (thermonuclease) protein yields MRWPWSGDDHEQNKSSRLWATSPKSSDWPSTLVEPRTLIATLALTVSTVAGVRLYKTYLRRIPTVNHIKPNYFRRKSLFGQVTSVGDADNFRLYHTPGGRIAGWGLLPWKRIPTKREDLTKQTLHIRIAGVDAPELAHWGREAQPFSKEAHDWLINLIHNRRVRAYIYRRDQYDRVVAQVYVRRWLFRKDVGLEMLRAGLATVYEAKTGAEFGTVEDKYRAAEQKARDSKVGMWAKPTLRQRLGGAPTQPPESPREYKNRHNAAEKLKKPG; encoded by the exons ATGCGATGGCCTTGGTCGGGCGACGACCATGAGCAAAACAAAAGCAGCCGTCTATGGGCTACATCGCCGAAGTCGAGCGATTGGCCAAGCACTCTAGTCGAGCCACGGACCCTGATTGCGACCCTCGCACTAACAGTATCAACGGTTGCTGGAGTCCGCCTCTACAAGACCTACCTACGGCGCATCCCGACCGTCAATCATATCAAGCCCAACTACTTTCGTCGCAAAAGTTTGTTTGGCCAAGTCACGAGCGTCGGAGATGCAGACAACTTCAGGCTGTATCACACACCTGGCGGAAGGATAGCTGGATGGGGCTTGCTGCCATGGAAAAGGATACCGACCAAAAGGGAGGACTTGACAAAGCAAACA CTTCACATCCGAATTGCTGGAGTCGATGCCCCCGAACTTGCGCATTGGGGCCGAGAAGCTCAGCCGTTTTCAAAGGAAGCCCATGACTGGCTCATCAACCTGATTCATAACCGTCGAGTACGCGCATACATATACAGACGTGACCAGTACGATCGCGTTGTGGCGCAGGTCTATGTGCGCAGGTGGCTCTTCAGGAAAGATGTTGGTTTAGAGATGCTGAGGGCGGGTCTAGCGACAGTATATGAAGCTAAAACGGGCGCTGAATTTGGTACCGTCGAAGACAAGTATCGCGCTGCAGAACAGAAGGCTCGTGATAGCAAGGTTGGGATGTGGGCTAAGCCAACTCTGAGACAGAGACTAGGCGGCGCTCCTACACAACCACCGGAGAGCCCACGAGAATACAAAAATCGACATAATGCAGCAGAAAAATTGAAAAAGCCTGGATGA